A genomic window from Triticum urartu cultivar G1812 chromosome 7, Tu2.1, whole genome shotgun sequence includes:
- the LOC125523899 gene encoding translation initiation factor IF-2-like — protein sequence MERQPRPHLAVAAEEAIALYDACWFHRLVLSSYSPPAPLTPAPAPEREQPEQPPAEESKSELQRAPSGLQRHRRTRSDEAKAAAFHGQLEPLKIPNGHRARLETILSGKDGLAAPEPLPERRRPEARRPGGRRRRSRRGRSLSELEFEEVKGLQDLGFTFSETDVDAELASIVPGLRRLRADEEARRAKAAAAEAEAEEEACRNRAAAAASDAAPRRPYLSEAWEDEEAEVRRVLSNFRIPAAADGADLKENLRLWAHTVASAVR from the coding sequence ATGGAGCGGCAGCCTCGGCCGCACCTAGCCGTGGCGGCGGAGGAGGCCATCGCGCTCTACGACGCCTGCTGGTTCCACCGCCTCGTGCTCAGCTCCTACTCCCCTCCCGCGCCTCTGACGCCGGCGCCGGCGCCTGAGCGGGAGCAGCCGGAGCAGCCGCCGGCGGAGGAGAGCAAGAGCGAGCTGCAGCGGGCCCCGTCGGGGCTGCAGCGGCACCGCCGGACGCGGAGCGACGAGGCCAAGGCCGCCGCGTTCCACGGCCAGCTGGAGCCGCTCAAGATCCCCAACGGCCACCGCGCGAGGCTCGAGACCATCCTGTCCGGGAAGGACGGCCTGGCGGCGCCGGAGCCGCTGCCGGAGCGCCGGAGGCCGGAGGCGCGGCGGCCTGGCGGGAGGAGGCGCAGGAGCCGCCGCGGGCGGAGCCTGTCGGAGCTGGAGTTCGAGGAGGTCAAGGGCCTGCAGGACCTCGGCTTCACCTTCTCCGAGACCGACGTCGACGCCGAGCTCGCGTCCATCGTGCCGGGGCTCCGGCGGCTGCGGGCGGACGAAGAGGCCAGAAGAgccaaggcggcggcggcggaggcggaggcggaggaggaagcctGCAGAAACAGGGCGGCCGCGGCGGCCTCCGACGCGGCGCCGAGGAGGCCCTACTTGTCCGAGGCGTGGGAGGACGAGGAGGCGGAGGTGAGGAGGGTGCTGAGCAACTTCAGGATCCCGGCCGCCGCCGACGGGGCCGACCTCAAGGAGAACCTCCGCCTCTGGGCGCACACCGTGGCCTCCGCCGTCCGGTGA